A single Garra rufa chromosome 9, GarRuf1.0, whole genome shotgun sequence DNA region contains:
- the cnih4 gene encoding protein cornichon homolog 4 yields the protein MEAAVFILSLVDCCTLIFLSVYFIITLSDLECDYINARSCCSKLNKWVIPEMIAQALATVLMLVSMHWFVFLLNLPVASWNVYRYVKVPMGNMGVYDPTEIHNRGQLKSHMKESMIKLGFHLLCFFIYLYSMILALIND from the exons ATGGAGGCAGCCGTGTTCATCTTATCCCTCGTCGACTGCTGTACTTTAATATTCCTCTCCGTGTATTTT ATTATAACTCTGTCTGATCTGGAATGTGACTACATCAATGCTCGATCCTGCTGCTCCAAGTTAAACAAA TGGGTCATTCCTGAGATGATCGCTCAGGCTCTGGCCACAGTCCTGATGCTGGTCTCCATGCACTGGTTCGTGTTCCTGCTCAACTTACCTGTGGCATCATGGAACGTTTACAG ATACGTGAAGGTTCCTATGGGGAACATGGGAGTGTACGACCCCACAGAGATTCACAACAGAGGCCAGCTCAAGTCCCACATGAAAGAATCCATGATCAAACTGGGCTTCCACCTTCTCTGCTTCTTCATCTACCtgtacag CATGATCCTGGCTCTCATCAACGACTGA